A stretch of Triticum aestivum cultivar Chinese Spring chromosome 1D, IWGSC CS RefSeq v2.1, whole genome shotgun sequence DNA encodes these proteins:
- the LOC123169159 gene encoding late embryogenesis abundant protein B19.4-like, with protein MASGQQERSELDRMAREGETVVPGGTGGKTLEAQEHLADGRSRGGQTRKEQLGEEGYSEMGHKGGETRKEQLGEGGYREMGRKGGETRKEQLGEEGYREMGHKGGETRKEQLGEEGYREMGRKGGLSTMEESGGERAAREGIEIDESKFKTKS; from the exons ATGGCCTCCGGTCAGCAAGAGAGGTCGGAGCTGGACCGCATGGCCCGCGAGGGGGAGACCGTCGTCCCCGGCGGCACCGGTGGGAAGACCCTCGAGGCGCAGGAGCACCTCGCCGACG GGCGCAGCCGCGGTGGGCAGACTCGGAAGGAGCAGCTGGGGGAGGAGGGGTACAGCGAGATGGGTCACAAGGGCGGGGAGACTCGGAAGGAGCAGCTCGGGGAGGGGGGGTACCGTGAGATGGGTCGCAAGGGAGGGGAGACTCGCAAGGAGCAGCTGGGGGAGGAGGGGTACCGCGAGATGGGGCACAAGGGCGGGGAGACTCGCAAGGAGCAGCTCGGGGAGGAGGGGTACCGCGAGATGGGGCGCAAGGGCGGGCTGAGCACCATGGAGGAGTCCGGTGGCGAGCGCGCCGCCAGAGAGGGCATCGAGATCGATGAGTCCAAGTTCAAGACCAAGTCCTAA